A single window of Enterobacteriaceae bacterium ESL0689 DNA harbors:
- a CDS encoding type IV pilus twitching motility protein PilT, which produces MDLEEIVTLSVKHNASDLHLCNATAARWRRQGKLEAAPFDTPDLAQWLTHWLNEQQLACWQANRQVDFALTLAGGQRLRVSAFSHTRGISLVLRILPENCPRLAELGVPQALPELLNEESGLILVTGATGSGKSTTLAAMVDHLNRHTDGHILTLEDPVEFIHQSDRCLIQQREIGGHAPSFASALRGALRQDPDVILLGELRDSETIRLALTAAETGHLVMATLHTRGAAQAVERLADVFPSQERALIRTQLAGSLCAVVAQKLLPATSGGRVALYELLINTPAVANLIREGKSHQLTGVMQTSQQAGMLTFSQSFQQRVAAGLL; this is translated from the coding sequence ATGGATCTGGAAGAAATCGTAACCCTTAGTGTAAAGCATAATGCCTCTGATCTACACCTGTGCAATGCGACAGCTGCACGCTGGCGTCGGCAAGGCAAACTGGAAGCCGCGCCTTTTGATACTCCCGATCTCGCGCAGTGGCTAACTCACTGGCTCAATGAGCAACAGTTAGCATGCTGGCAGGCTAACCGGCAGGTGGATTTTGCCTTAACGCTTGCTGGAGGACAGCGTTTGCGAGTCAGCGCATTTTCTCATACCCGGGGCATTTCGCTGGTGTTACGTATTCTGCCAGAAAACTGTCCCCGGCTGGCAGAACTCGGCGTGCCCCAGGCATTACCGGAGCTGTTAAATGAAGAGAGCGGCTTAATTCTGGTGACCGGGGCGACTGGCAGTGGTAAATCAACGACACTGGCGGCGATGGTCGATCATCTTAATCGGCATACGGATGGCCATATTCTGACGCTGGAAGATCCAGTCGAGTTTATCCACCAAAGCGATCGCTGTCTGATCCAGCAGCGGGAAATCGGGGGACATGCTCCCTCTTTTGCCTCTGCACTGCGGGGCGCGTTGCGTCAGGACCCCGATGTTATCCTGTTGGGTGAGTTACGTGATAGCGAAACGATCCGTCTGGCACTGACGGCCGCCGAGACCGGTCATCTGGTGATGGCGACACTGCATACCCGGGGTGCGGCTCAGGCGGTTGAACGGCTGGCCGATGTCTTCCCCAGTCAGGAGCGGGCACTGATCCGTACTCAGCTGGCGGGTAGTTTATGTGCCGTGGTGGCACAAAAATTACTGCCAGCAACCTCAGGAGGACGCGTGGCCCTCTATGAACTGCTGATTAACACGCCCGCCGTCGCCAACCTGATCCGTGAGGGGAAAAGCCATCAGTTAACGGGGGTGATGCAAACCAGCCAGCAAGCAGGCATGTTGACCTTTAGCCAAAGTTTTCAGCAACGGGTCGCTGCAGGGCTGCTATAG
- a CDS encoding glycosyl hydrolase 108 family protein, whose translation MIDSNRDGYYSEQEYLQAIHNISYRDHLYRIIVRHASEWYYDKGDALRKKYLETFLDRMTWMKALSDKGGRLGPEVWHMHPVVFLEALRVKERCRELFSKISRVILRHEGGYINDPNDRGGETNMGITIATWRAYAPIDLGIEATSDTLRNITREQAEIIYYNHYWEPKGFCKLENIKIALMVYDWTITSGRAIKQIRKMLHDEYNNHLIVNNIMDDDMIHCINAVEDQEQLLSRIAETRKDYYRSLTITNGEPNTQIRFLDG comes from the coding sequence ATGATTGACAGTAACCGGGACGGTTATTATTCGGAGCAGGAGTACCTTCAGGCGATACATAATATTTCTTACCGCGACCATCTGTACCGGATAATCGTCAGGCATGCCAGTGAATGGTATTACGACAAGGGTGACGCGCTGCGGAAAAAATATCTGGAAACGTTTCTGGACAGGATGACGTGGATGAAGGCTTTGTCTGACAAAGGGGGAAGACTGGGCCCGGAAGTCTGGCATATGCATCCGGTGGTGTTTCTGGAGGCGCTTCGTGTAAAAGAAAGATGTAGAGAGCTATTCTCTAAAATATCCAGAGTCATACTTCGACATGAAGGGGGATATATTAATGATCCAAATGATCGTGGTGGTGAGACAAATATGGGAATCACTATTGCGACCTGGAGGGCGTACGCCCCTATTGATCTGGGAATCGAAGCTACTTCTGACACTCTCAGAAATATTACCAGGGAACAAGCAGAAATCATTTATTATAATCATTATTGGGAACCTAAAGGATTCTGTAAGCTTGAAAATATCAAGATAGCCTTGATGGTTTATGATTGGACAATTACATCAGGTCGAGCCATTAAACAAATACGAAAAATGCTTCATGATGAATACAATAATCATCTAATAGTGAATAATATAATGGATGATGACATGATCCATTGTATAAACGCGGTTGAAGATCAGGAACAGTTGCTGTCACGTATTGCAGAAACCAGAAAGGACTACTACCGTTCTTTAACCATAACTAACGGTGAACCTAATACACAGATTAGATTCCTTGATGGCTGA
- a CDS encoding IS1 family transposase (programmed frameshift): MAKIDVTCPFCQQTEPVKKHGLGKAGFQRYRCQSCCRTFQVDYAYRACQPGMKEQIVDLAMNNAGIRDTARTLHISINAVVRTFKKLAPRCVTTFPLDNQQIQLICEVDEMWSFAGSKKQQRWLWYAWEPRLKRIIAPTFGRRSKKTLRRLLRLLSGFHVAFWCTDNFSAYDILPDKKHIRGKLYTQRIERENLNLRNRLKRLNRKTLGYSKSFEMHDRIIGTFIEREYYV; the protein is encoded by the exons ATGGCTAAAATTGATGTAACATGCCCGTTTTGTCAACAAACTGAACCCGTTAAAAAGCATGGTCTGGGCAAAGCTGGATTTCAGCGCTATCGCTGTCAGTCATGCTGCCGTACTTTCCAGGTCGATTACGCTTACCGTGCCTGCCAGCCCGGCATGAAAGAACAAATTGTTGACCTTGCCATGAATAATGCCGGTATCCGCGATACCGCAAGGACTCTGCATATCAGCATTAATGCCGTTGTCCGCACTT TTAAAAAACTCGCCCCACGATGTGTAACCACGTTTCCGCTGGATAATCAGCAAATCCAGCTTATCTGTGAAGTGGATGAGATGTGGTCTTTTGCTGGCAGTAAAAAGCAGCAACGCTGGCTGTGGTATGCGTGGGAGCCTCGTCTCAAACGTATTATTGCGCCTACTTTTGGGCGCAGGAGCAAAAAGACACTGCGCAGGTTACTGAGATTACTGTCAGGTTTTCATGTCGCCTTCTGGTGTACCGATAACTTCAGCGCATATGACATACTGCCGGATAAAAAACATATCAGGGGTAAGCTTTACACGCAGCGGATTGAACGGGAAAACCTGAATCTGCGTAACCGGTTAAAGCGACTGAATCGTAAGACACTGGGGTACTCTAAATCTTTTGAAATGCATGACAGGATCATTGGTACTTTTATTGAGCGCGAATATTATGTTTGA